A genome region from Maylandia zebra isolate NMK-2024a linkage group LG6, Mzebra_GT3a, whole genome shotgun sequence includes the following:
- the percc1 gene encoding uncharacterized protein percc1 codes for MAAGVIRNFLIQAPTPAYFPMIFQHSPCKDGAYEKTLPEKPEEREDEEERQADEDEEDEESEAQEEEEEGLEEVFLNPAHHALDVTKQLLRFADIISRDVQRYFGRCSGDREACDIYSDSISITTSGRLRYYDDLMRIARGSPEMQENSFRACPEEQRAAAAKGNSSGLGPLAELFDLRAPSKGRGQPMIKRHLPLSFWTEPIHSCPLVTLSNTLDIAHRTGASPSQDLTRTDENAHMHYNVPAQHDMHTLDSAQPDFSDLLANWDPNPELTHTLTENTNMQH; via the coding sequence ATGGCTGCAGGTGTCATCAGGAACTTTCTCATCCAGGCTCCGACTCCGGCCTACTTCCCCATGATTTTTCAGCATTCTCCGTGTAAGGACGGTGCCTACGAGAAGACGCTGCCAGAGAAGCCAGAGGAGAGAGAAGACGAAGAAGAGAGACAGGCAGATGAAGACGAGGAGGACGAAGAATCTGAGgctcaggaggaagaggaagaaggtTTGGAGGAGGTTTTCTTAAACCCCGCTCACCATGCTCTGGATGTGACCAAGCAGCTGCTGAGGTTCGCCGACATCATCAGTCGCGATGTGCAGCGCTATTTCGGTCGCTGCTCCGGTGACCGAGAGGCGTGCGACATCTACAGCGACTCCATCTCCATCACCACCAGTGGGCGTCTGCGTTACTATGACGACCTGATGAGAATAGCGAGAGGAAGTCCTGAGATGCAGGAGAACAGCTTCAGGGCCTGTCCTGAAGAGCAGAGAGCCGCGGCTGCAAAAGGCAACAGCAGTGGGCTGGGGCCCCTGGCTGAACTGTTTGACCTCAGGGCCCCGAGCAAGGGCCGAGGCCAACCGATGATCAAACGGCACCTGCCTCTCAGTTTCTGGACCGAGCCGATCCACAGCTGCCCTCTGGTCACTCTGAGTAACACGCTTGACATCGCACACAGGACCGGCGCCTCGCCTTCGCAGGACCTCACACGCACGGACGAGAACGCGCACATGCACTATAACGTCCCAGCGCAGCACGACATGCACACCCTCGACAGCGCTCAGCCAGACTTCAGCGACCTGTTGGCAAACTGGGATCCAAACCCGGAGCTCACTCACACGCTGACGGAGAACACAAACATGCAGCACTGA
- the pdia2 gene encoding protein disulfide-isomerase A2 yields MKTHKLLFIALLGLLLWASCTQAEDSTDSQTETQEETSEEASEETTEEAEEEAEAPKKEKTTEIEEENNVMILHINNFERALSENQYLLVEFYAPWCGHCKQLEPIYAEAAEKLKEEEPEQRLAKVDATEEKELAEEFDVGSFPTLKLFINGDRKEPVEYTGKRTTTGIIQWMKRRTGAGAEALESADSAAQFIDAHNITVVGFFESLDSEAAQVFKEVAMDTPDTEFGVTATPEVFQKYEVKGSSVVLFKTFDDGRADFVLSEEGKLDKNNMTTFIKQNSLQLIIRFSQEVADKVFNSGINVHCLLFMNSTAESQMRLLEKFKAVAKEFKGKLLFILIDVSEPLSHVLSYFAVSKDDAPTMRIINMDTGKKYANDSEELTIDSLRQLCQEVVDGTAKPYYRSEDIPEDWDKGPVKILVGKNFDSVALDPTKNVFVEFYAPWCGHCKELAPIWDQLGEKYADHDDIIIAKIDATANEVESLDIKSFPTLKYFPAGDKEVIEYTGERDLETFSKFLDGGGVLPKEEKDEDDDDDDDDDDDEDEVDEKKEADKAAGDSKEPNESAEEKTNKTSKDEL; encoded by the exons ATGAAGACTCACAAGCTTTTGTTCATAGCGCTGCTGGGCCTGCTGCTGTGGGCCTCCTGCACGCAGGCCGAGGACAGCACTGACAGCCAGACAGAGACGCAAGAGGAGACGTCTGAGGAGGCATCGGAGGAGACAACCGAGGAGgcggaggaggaggcagaggcaccaaagaaagagaaaacaactgAGATAGAGGAGGAGAATAACGTCATGATCCTTCACATCAACAACTTTGAAAGAGCCCTCAGCGAGAATCAGTATTTACTGGTTGAATTCT ATGCTCCTTGGTGCGGTCACTGTAAACAGCTGGAGCCAATTTACGCCGAGGCTGCCGAGAAGCTGAAGGAGGAGGAGCCGGAGCAGCGCTTGGCCAAAGTGGACGCCACGGAGGAGAAAGAGCTGGCCGAAGAGTTTGACGTCGGAAGCTTCCCCACTCTGAAACTCTTCATCAATGGAGACCGCAAAGAGCCTGTCGAATACACCg GTAAGAGGACGACGACGGGGATAATCCAGTGGATGAAGCGTCGCACTGGCGCCGGTGCTGAAGCCCTGGAGTCTGCAGATTCTGCAGCTCAGTTCATAGACGCCCATAACATCACTGTAGTGGGATTCTTCGAG AGTTTGGATAGTGAAGCTGCTCAGGTGTTTAAGGAAGTTGCTATGGACACGCCTGACACAGAGTTTGGAGTCACAGCCACTCCAGAGGTTTTCCAGAAGTATGAGGTGAAAGGCAGCTCCGTGGTGCTCTTCAAAACG tTTGATGATGGCAGAGCAGACTTTGTGTTGTCAGAAGAAGGGAAGTTGGACAAAAACAACATGACCACCTTCATCAAGCAAAACAGCCTGCAGCTGATCATCCGATTCAGCCAGGAG GTAGCAGACAAAGTCTTCAACTCTGGCATCAACGTGCACTGCCTTCTGTTCATGAACTCCACAGCGGAGAGTCAGATGAGGCTCCTGGAAAAATTCAAGGCTGTTGCCAAGGAGTTCAAGGGAAAG CTGCTGTTCATTCTGATAGACGTGTCAGAGCCCCTGTCACACGTGCTGAGCTACTTTGCCGTGTCCAAGGACGACGCCCCCACGATGCGCATCATTAATATGGACACAGGAAAGAAGTACGCCAATGACTCAGAGGAACTGACCATAGACTCACTACGACAGCTGTGCCAAGAGGTTGTGGATGGTACTGCAAAG CCTTACTATCGGTCAGAGGATATCCCAGAGGACTGGGACAAAGGACCAGTTAAAATCCTGGTGGGAAAGAACTTTGACTCCGTCGCTCTGGACCCGaccaaaaatgtgtttgtggagTTTT ATGCTCCATGGTGTGGACACTGCAAGGAGTTGGCTCCCATCTGGGATCAGCTTGGTGAGAAATATGCCGaccatgatgacatcatcatagCCAAAATAGACGCCACAGCCAATGAAGTGGAATCTCTTGACATTAAGAGTTTCCCAACACTCAAATACTTCCCAGCTGGTGACAAAGAG GTGATCGAATACACTGGAGAAAGGGACCTGGAGACATTTTCTAAATTCCTGGATGGTGGAGGAGTTTTACCTAAAGAGGAAAAGGATGAGGATGAcgacgacgatgatgatgatgatgatgatgaggatgaggtGGATGAGAAGAAGGAAGCCGACAAGGCTGCTGGCGATAGCAAG gAGCCCAATGAGTCCGCAGAGGAAAAGACCAACAAAACATCCAAAGATGAGCTGTAA